In Gemmata obscuriglobus, a single genomic region encodes these proteins:
- a CDS encoding McrC family protein yields MTRTIALTERRPRAVKLPRAEVDFLLGPARHLIDISPTFERGTYTLTPRGYVGFFTGPAARYLIGPKIPWPNLQFLLGSGVHPTGGTTRIPEGGLLGTLATAFADQLEAVARAGLVAGYGEVESVSPFLRGKLRTAAQMRDAASQAFPGHFHIDEPSFDLNTPWNRIARSAATTLGTHPDVPRATRERIETAARPLAEVPNVHGTDADFSAARTEPRAVGYHALLDLCAIIQQGFSVADPLRTGSDAFLLDLGQAFERYLFRSLRRELADRPGWSVDAHPAFALGPVTLRPDVLVRKRAVARGVLDAKWKTTALDPADLHQVLAYAGLTGAPRVGLVYPGRTDGRATFATPNGLVRVTRYRLRVVGTDSELTESTARLARHVCRP; encoded by the coding sequence GTGACGCGCACGATCGCCCTGACCGAACGGCGACCACGCGCGGTCAAGCTCCCGCGCGCCGAGGTCGATTTCCTGCTCGGCCCCGCGCGGCACTTGATCGACATCAGTCCCACCTTCGAGCGCGGTACGTACACGCTCACCCCCCGCGGCTACGTCGGGTTCTTCACCGGTCCGGCCGCGCGCTATCTCATCGGGCCGAAAATCCCGTGGCCGAACCTCCAGTTCCTTCTCGGTTCCGGCGTTCACCCAACCGGAGGCACCACACGCATCCCCGAAGGTGGGCTGCTCGGCACACTGGCTACGGCCTTTGCGGATCAACTCGAAGCGGTCGCGCGCGCCGGGTTGGTCGCAGGGTATGGCGAGGTCGAGTCGGTGTCGCCGTTCCTGCGCGGCAAGCTCCGGACGGCCGCGCAAATGCGCGACGCCGCGAGCCAGGCGTTTCCCGGGCACTTCCACATCGACGAACCGTCGTTCGACCTGAACACCCCGTGGAACCGTATCGCCCGGTCTGCTGCAACGACCCTCGGCACACATCCCGATGTGCCCCGCGCGACGCGCGAACGCATCGAAACAGCGGCCCGCCCGCTCGCCGAGGTACCGAACGTCCACGGCACCGACGCCGACTTCAGCGCGGCCCGGACAGAGCCCCGCGCGGTCGGCTACCACGCGCTGCTTGACCTCTGCGCTATCATTCAACAGGGCTTCTCAGTTGCCGACCCGCTCCGAACCGGTTCGGACGCGTTCCTGCTCGATCTGGGCCAAGCGTTCGAGCGGTACCTTTTTCGCTCGCTGCGGCGCGAGCTGGCGGATCGCCCTGGGTGGTCTGTTGACGCACACCCCGCGTTCGCACTCGGACCGGTGACCCTGCGCCCCGACGTGCTGGTCCGTAAGCGTGCCGTCGCGCGCGGCGTACTCGACGCCAAATGGAAGACGACGGCTCTCGACCCGGCCGACCTTCACCAAGTGCTGGCTTACGCCGGGCTGACCGGTGCGCCGCGGGTGGGTCTGGTGTACCCGGGGCGCACCGACGGCCGCGCGACGTTCGCCACGCCGAACGGGCTCGTCCGGGTGACCCGCTACCGCCTCCGGGTCGTCGGCACCGACAGTGAACTTACCGAATCGACCGCCCGACTCGCCAGGCACGTGTGTCGGCCCTAA